One stretch of Periplaneta americana isolate PAMFEO1 chromosome 1, P.americana_PAMFEO1_priV1, whole genome shotgun sequence DNA includes these proteins:
- the LOC138709465 gene encoding uncharacterized protein has product MRRHWHAAAVLVFAASLVLAASLDTGDREKSRFRRHDLSKLLKMKKQIIQRLLGSAESLLSIGAGALGKSLPISAGCCSPPAEHSPVYTPPPAKAPSPPAAYGPPAVPSPVYTPPLAKVPSPPAAYEPPAVHSPVYTPPLAKIPSPPAAYEAPAVPSPVYTPPLPNVPSPPASYGPPAF; this is encoded by the exons ATGAGGCGACACTGGCATGCTGCCGCAGTGCTAGTTTTTGCTGCGTCACTCGTGCTTGCGGCCAGCCTGGACACAG GTGATCGAGAAAAATCAAGATTCAGGCGCCATGATTTATCCAAGTTACTGAAAATGAAGAAGCAAATAATTCAGAG GTTACTAGGCTCTGCAGAAAGCTTGCTGTCGATTGGTGCTGGTGCTCTTGGCAAGAGCTTGCCAATTTCAGCCGGATGTTGTTCACCTCCTGCAGAACATTCGCCAGTTTATACACCCCCACCCGCTAAGGCCCCATCACCTCCTGCAGCTTATGGACCTCCTGCAGTACCCTCGCCAGTTTATACACCCCCACTTGCTAAGGTTCCATCACCTCCTGCAGCTTATGAACCTCCTGCAGTACACTCGCCAGTTTATACACCCCCACTCGCTAAGATTCCATCACCTCCTGCAGCTTATGAAGCTCCTGCAGTACCCTCGCCAGTTTATACACCCCCACTCCCTAATGTCCCATCACCTCCTGCATCTTATGGACCGCCTGCATTTTAG
- the LOC138695150 gene encoding uncharacterized protein encodes MQCKMQAIVLLAALVLLAATPARFAPPDNNKGESKREEEEPVIGTRRQRFVHDSAGTQLGPLPANGDQVMVDGSLQLQGGRRESPSLIQTVHALTQAVLRLFGPRKERAVAAEALQLAEDAVALLALNVHPDLVNKMVDVLAPRAGKIAEKAKFLAEKYKE; translated from the exons ATGCAGTGCAAGATGCAGGCGATCGTATTGCTAGCAGCATTGGTACTCCTGGCGGCCACGCCTGCACGTTTTGCACCTCCAGATAATAACAAAG GAGAATCGAAGAGGGAGGAAGAAGAGCCTGTGATCGGTACCCGGCGGCAGCGCTTCGTGCACGACAGCGCCGGTACACAGCTGGGCCCGCTGCCCGCAAACGGTGACCAGGTGATGGTGGATGGCAGTCTGCAGTTACAAGGGGGACGTCGAGAGTCGCCGAGCCTGATTCAGACCGTGCACGCGCTAACCCAAGCCGTGCTACGACTCTTCGGGCCTCGCAAGGAGCGTGCTGTAGCTGCCGAGGCCCTACAACTAGCAGAGGACGCTGTGGCCCTTCTGGCACTGAACGTACATCCCGATCTGGTCAACAAGATGGTGGATGTGCTAGCACCGCGCGCTGGAAAAATTGCTGAAAAGGCCAAGTTCCTCGCGGAAAAATACAAGGAGTAG